In one Phycisphaeraceae bacterium genomic region, the following are encoded:
- a CDS encoding carboxypeptidase regulatory-like domain-containing protein, giving the protein MLRHITIAAILIVSLVVLAFAGTYHNTPDPNSSGGLTGIIEPAEGLQTVVAVEPTANTAYEAQVDATTGKFSFEGLPAGEYDLLIKTVGNVYEGITLATEDDELLKGKELLKLRDEVAKAFFITEDYFNIKKISRMTGNAGKARMFVVQVRTRPVVDPLGNLIHANIRRFDLVEMTNSRKAWQTTNSRHLLRQEVPFNDPDNVIQIHYSPDLSKILIGESVKDLGILKLKKLKKGDLEGYPSADYTAK; this is encoded by the coding sequence ATGCTTCGACACATCACTATCGCTGCGATTTTGATCGTTTCGCTCGTCGTGCTGGCGTTTGCAGGGACATATCACAACACGCCTGATCCCAACTCGTCCGGTGGGCTTACCGGCATCATCGAGCCGGCAGAAGGATTGCAGACCGTTGTGGCAGTTGAACCCACCGCCAACACGGCATACGAAGCTCAGGTCGATGCAACTACGGGAAAGTTTTCATTCGAGGGCTTACCTGCCGGCGAATACGATCTGCTCATCAAGACGGTCGGCAATGTTTACGAAGGAATCACACTCGCAACCGAAGATGATGAATTACTCAAAGGTAAAGAGCTGCTAAAGCTCCGTGATGAAGTGGCAAAGGCGTTTTTCATCACCGAAGATTATTTCAATATCAAAAAAATCTCACGGATGACCGGCAATGCAGGGAAGGCTCGTATGTTCGTGGTTCAGGTCCGCACGAGGCCGGTGGTCGATCCGCTCGGTAATTTGATCCACGCCAATATCCGGAGATTCGACCTGGTGGAAATGACCAACTCGCGCAAAGCCTGGCAGACGACCAATAGTCGCCACCTTCTTCGTCAGGAAGTGCCTTTCAACGACCCCGATAACGTTATCCAGATTCACTACAGCCCCGATTTATCGAAGATTTTGATCGGAGAAAGCGTCAAGGATCTGGGTATTTTGAAGTTAAAAAAACTCAAGAAAGGTGATCTGGAAGGCTATCCCTCCGCGGATTACACGGCCAAGTAA
- a CDS encoding tetratricopeptide repeat protein, producing MKSPNPPEYFVRRSILLTIVLVAIFSVSAFAQVVTREIQASGTGVVLVQFYTGGLADKLGKNIAVIDSAGKAVPYRLMSHDPDGTTLIAVDFKDQSVPLSVQYSSKPLTVAKPGAEITPSLLMQTYPFTRRAFRNAGDLAESLGASKSMGAALIEEINFAHNPFGPSVNFATIFTGVLHLDETKTLRLIAANDDAAFVEIDGKTVIANTGPQLESDALRLARMAKEVTLEAGDHPIRYIHIQTDGRTLAVLGYVTSGGAFNVPAGMFKHSDWATLGSATVTTSPGQKAPAVFDAQQREQMAFADWTFTRFTFTAAMPVQVGQRWRWTFGDGTVWETKPASASNEASNESVMTYDSQETDPNVIEHVYVAPAAAFPTWKVTLDLLDSKGLVVSTATSVVRPTVLKDLISTGNSEILAAYAKAIAQADYTKADPAEMTAYFDLMAVTERPALMAPIAEPFVKRFGERGGPKIWEMKHALAVNVARDDPARAAKLFGELSKTAKDSWAATCAAAEQADLMIFRLGKTQKDELNAILIPMYRDRPPRERALLRARLGDAYRITGKPDLAAEAYREAQQDTIKQMDPKKAAVLERAYRETAMAYLQQKRYPALRDQLFQWEADFPLANLGGELPLLRGRYFQEIGDDPRAAKEFASLLDLNPLHPARPEITFRLAQSLKRMGKKDEARKQFDIVIKEYPNSPFADEAKHETAYEFGED from the coding sequence TTGAAATCCCCCAACCCTCCGGAATACTTCGTGCGCCGCTCCATTCTCCTGACCATCGTGCTGGTAGCGATTTTTTCCGTATCAGCTTTCGCGCAGGTCGTCACACGCGAGATCCAGGCATCCGGGACCGGTGTCGTGCTGGTGCAGTTTTACACCGGCGGCCTCGCGGACAAGCTCGGCAAAAACATCGCGGTGATTGACTCAGCGGGTAAGGCTGTTCCGTATCGACTGATGAGTCATGATCCCGACGGTACGACACTGATCGCGGTGGATTTCAAGGATCAGTCCGTGCCTCTTTCCGTGCAATACAGTTCCAAGCCGCTCACCGTCGCCAAACCCGGCGCGGAGATCACGCCGAGTCTGTTGATGCAGACGTACCCGTTTACCCGCCGCGCGTTTCGGAATGCAGGCGATCTTGCCGAATCACTGGGCGCTAGCAAATCGATGGGTGCAGCTCTGATCGAGGAGATCAACTTCGCTCATAATCCCTTCGGGCCGAGTGTTAACTTCGCCACGATCTTCACCGGCGTGCTTCACCTTGATGAGACCAAAACGCTCCGGCTTATAGCCGCCAATGACGATGCGGCTTTTGTGGAAATCGACGGCAAAACCGTGATCGCCAATACCGGTCCGCAGCTCGAATCCGACGCACTCCGGTTGGCGCGGATGGCTAAAGAAGTGACGCTGGAGGCTGGCGACCACCCGATCCGTTATATCCACATTCAAACCGACGGGCGCACGCTCGCGGTACTTGGCTACGTAACCAGCGGAGGCGCGTTCAATGTTCCGGCGGGCATGTTCAAGCACAGTGATTGGGCGACGCTGGGCAGTGCGACGGTGACGACAAGCCCCGGTCAGAAGGCCCCGGCTGTCTTTGATGCTCAACAAAGGGAACAGATGGCCTTTGCGGACTGGACCTTCACACGATTTACATTCACAGCCGCGATGCCTGTTCAGGTGGGCCAGCGTTGGCGATGGACTTTCGGCGATGGCACCGTCTGGGAGACCAAGCCGGCCTCGGCGTCGAACGAAGCGTCGAACGAAAGTGTCATGACGTACGATTCTCAAGAAACCGACCCCAATGTCATCGAGCATGTTTACGTAGCGCCGGCGGCGGCATTCCCCACATGGAAAGTCACGCTCGATCTGCTTGATTCCAAGGGTCTCGTCGTCAGCACCGCTACCAGTGTCGTCCGACCAACGGTGTTGAAGGATCTGATCAGCACGGGAAACAGCGAAATCCTCGCAGCCTACGCAAAAGCCATCGCCCAGGCGGATTACACAAAAGCTGATCCTGCGGAGATGACCGCCTACTTTGACCTCATGGCGGTTACCGAACGGCCGGCACTGATGGCTCCCATTGCGGAACCATTTGTGAAACGATTTGGAGAACGCGGCGGGCCGAAAATCTGGGAAATGAAACACGCTCTGGCGGTGAATGTAGCTCGCGATGATCCCGCACGGGCGGCAAAGCTTTTCGGGGAATTGAGCAAGACCGCCAAGGACTCCTGGGCCGCAACCTGTGCCGCTGCGGAGCAAGCGGACCTCATGATTTTCCGGCTGGGTAAGACGCAGAAAGATGAGCTCAATGCGATTTTGATTCCGATGTATCGCGATCGTCCGCCACGCGAACGTGCGTTGCTCCGCGCACGGCTGGGTGATGCATATCGGATTACAGGTAAACCCGATCTGGCTGCGGAGGCTTATCGCGAGGCTCAGCAGGACACGATCAAACAGATGGACCCCAAAAAAGCTGCGGTCCTGGAGCGGGCCTACCGTGAGACGGCGATGGCGTACCTCCAGCAGAAGCGATACCCAGCATTGCGCGACCAGCTTTTCCAGTGGGAAGCGGACTTTCCGCTGGCGAATCTGGGCGGAGAGTTGCCATTATTGCGCGGCCGATATTTTCAGGAGATCGGTGATGACCCGCGTGCAGCCAAGGAATTCGCCTCTCTGCTGGACCTTAATCCGCTGCATCCAGCCCGGCCAGAGATCACCTTCCGTCTGGCGCAGAGTTTGAAACGCATGGGTAAGAAAGATGAAGCAAGAAAGCAGTTCGACATCGTGATAAAGGAATACCCCAACAGCCCGTTTGCCGACGAAGCCAAGCACGAGACAGCTTACGAGTTTGGGGAGGATTGA
- a CDS encoding prepilin-type N-terminal cleavage/methylation domain-containing protein, protein MKVRRINLARPAFTLVEVLVVIAIIALLIALLLPSLSKARETSRRILCGNGLRQIYAGIRQYADHNKGWMFTHWGSYQDPGNARYTEGSPTYLPPEKRTPFPAANSTMPAPGGEWDSLGGPKGGGGFYDGLYPYYISTGKVFDCPSAPFYSWIDFGYYNGWQSATKFETSMGRYLRGEVAGVQYWNHYLGAVYGRIDAPYKSYGQAFWDSYFIQGYYPYASSYMSPVGALMWDVGSRGFWLGATGTVTQGNHRVGGNDLYVDGHVQWRNYPWMVNVPW, encoded by the coding sequence ATGAAAGTTCGCAGAATCAACTTGGCTCGTCCGGCATTCACACTCGTGGAAGTGCTCGTGGTGATCGCGATCATTGCATTACTGATCGCGTTGTTGCTGCCATCACTCTCCAAGGCACGCGAGACCTCCCGACGCATTCTTTGTGGAAACGGTTTGCGGCAAATTTATGCCGGCATCAGGCAATACGCGGATCACAATAAAGGCTGGATGTTCACACACTGGGGTTCGTACCAGGATCCCGGCAACGCTCGCTATACCGAAGGATCACCCACCTACCTGCCTCCCGAAAAACGAACCCCCTTCCCGGCAGCGAATAGCACTATGCCTGCCCCAGGCGGTGAATGGGACTCGCTGGGCGGCCCCAAAGGCGGTGGCGGCTTCTATGACGGCCTGTATCCGTACTACATCTCAACAGGAAAAGTTTTTGATTGTCCGAGTGCCCCCTTTTATTCGTGGATTGACTTCGGCTATTACAACGGCTGGCAATCTGCGACCAAGTTTGAGACCTCAATGGGTCGCTACCTTCGCGGCGAGGTAGCAGGGGTGCAGTATTGGAATCACTACCTCGGCGCGGTGTACGGACGCATCGATGCGCCATACAAGTCATATGGTCAGGCCTTCTGGGATTCCTACTTCATTCAGGGTTACTACCCCTACGCATCCTCGTATATGTCACCGGTTGGCGCGCTGATGTGGGACGTAGGCAGCCGCGGATTCTGGCTTGGTGCGACAGGTACTGTCACACAGGGCAATCACCGGGTGGGCGGGAATGACCTGTACGTTGATGGTCACGTCCAATGGCGGAATTACCCGTGGATGGTCAATGTCCCCTGGTAG
- a CDS encoding M48 family metallopeptidase: protein MGLFGNQGSQPGRGCGPRVIIAIIIAAVSIISYLSTRSTNPVTGESQHVSITPEQEISMGMAARPEMEAQFGGLSSDVAGQEQVERIGRELLHALGKDTPYQFQFHLLGDRQTINAFALPGGQVFITEALYEKLGTDGQLAGVLGHEIGHVIERHSAEQIAQAQLTQGLTGAAVIATYDPNNPGGANTAAVAAMIGKLITMKYGRADELESDGWGVKLTASAGYDPHAMIEVMHVLESAGGGGRQPEFMSTHPDPGNRIERIKEEIAKQFPQGLPAGLRP from the coding sequence ATGGGGCTATTTGGAAATCAAGGTTCACAGCCGGGGCGCGGGTGCGGGCCGCGAGTGATCATCGCGATCATCATCGCAGCGGTGTCGATCATTTCATATCTCTCGACACGCAGCACCAATCCCGTCACCGGCGAAAGCCAGCATGTGTCGATCACTCCGGAGCAGGAGATCTCCATGGGCATGGCTGCGCGGCCGGAGATGGAGGCTCAGTTCGGCGGGTTGTCGTCGGATGTTGCAGGACAGGAACAAGTGGAACGTATCGGTCGTGAGTTGTTGCACGCGCTGGGCAAGGATACGCCTTACCAGTTTCAGTTTCACCTGCTGGGTGACCGCCAGACGATCAATGCGTTTGCGTTGCCCGGCGGACAGGTCTTTATCACCGAGGCTTTGTACGAAAAACTTGGAACCGACGGCCAGCTTGCGGGCGTGCTGGGACATGAGATCGGCCATGTCATCGAGAGACATTCCGCAGAGCAGATCGCACAGGCACAACTCACGCAGGGATTAACCGGCGCAGCAGTCATCGCCACCTACGATCCGAATAATCCTGGAGGTGCGAATACGGCAGCAGTCGCGGCGATGATCGGCAAACTTATCACCATGAAATACGGCCGGGCAGATGAACTTGAGTCTGATGGATGGGGTGTGAAACTAACTGCCAGTGCCGGCTACGATCCGCATGCAATGATCGAGGTCATGCACGTGTTGGAATCCGCAGGAGGCGGCGGGCGTCAACCGGAGTTCATGAGTACGCACCCTGACCCGGGTAATCGCATTGAGCGGATCAAGGAGGAAATTGCCAAACAATTTCCTCAGGGTTTACCAGCAGGACTGCGACCCTGA
- a CDS encoding nitroreductase family protein, which translates to MAKLPNPSDHRKADHPIDPIFIHRWSPRAMTGEPITPAELNTLFEAARWAPSAFNEQPWRLLFARRDTPHWRTFLELLVESNQSWCVNAAALVLFISSKTFSRNGKPNPVNIFDTGSCWENLALQGSKMGLVVHGMAGFDRDKARSILGVPESYDICAMAAIGWPGDPDKLPPTLRDKEIPSGRKPVAQIVMEGGFKE; encoded by the coding sequence ATGGCCAAATTGCCCAACCCATCCGACCATCGCAAAGCGGACCACCCCATTGATCCGATATTTATCCATCGATGGTCACCCCGCGCCATGACCGGTGAGCCGATCACCCCTGCTGAGCTGAACACGCTGTTTGAAGCAGCCCGGTGGGCGCCGTCAGCCTTTAATGAACAACCGTGGCGGCTCCTCTTTGCCCGACGCGATACTCCGCATTGGCGAACCTTTTTAGAGTTGCTCGTGGAGTCCAACCAGTCGTGGTGCGTCAATGCTGCTGCTCTCGTGTTGTTCATTTCAAGCAAAACTTTTTCCCGTAATGGCAAACCGAACCCCGTAAATATTTTCGACACGGGATCGTGCTGGGAAAATCTCGCGCTTCAAGGCTCAAAGATGGGCTTGGTCGTCCACGGGATGGCCGGCTTTGATAGGGACAAAGCCCGATCGATACTTGGTGTGCCTGAGAGTTACGACATCTGTGCGATGGCTGCCATCGGCTGGCCGGGCGATCCTGACAAGCTGCCCCCGACATTGCGGGATAAGGAAATTCCGTCAGGTCGTAAACCAGTTGCTCAGATTGTGATGGAAGGCGGATTCAAGGAATAA
- a CDS encoding DUF4838 domain-containing protein, with protein MTAILLIEGNVPRAQLVLNPHAAPAEMFAARELQTHLERVGGTRLPEVVPDARKPDAYPVYVGRSTAADRLVGDFDWSSLKEDGVLIHADERGLVLSGNSPRGTLYAVYEYLERELGCRWLTPHADLIPRRESIALRPLRHVYVPPFRYREPYFLHQRDPDWSSRSRINCSMYELDDAHGGRMAYAGFVHTFYPLLPPDEFFETHPEYFSEVDGQRIRDQGQLCLTNPDVVDLLSQRLRKLLLANPETRIASVSQNDWYGYCRCVNCAAVDAREGSASGTMVSFVNAVAERLEGEFPHVLFDTLAYTYTLKAPRHVRPRHNVVIRLCHITPCCDGHPLDRCAINTPFLDHLTAWGAISHELFIWDYFTNFWYYFMPFPNIDALGADLARFADAGVTGMFCQMDGNPPKGCGELGELKAYLFTKLLWNPRQDVWRLVDEFLTGYYGSAAPLIREYLDMMHAIAKRPDVHFSLYSPPMNLAFLEDGVIEKAAEIFDRAAAAVRGDEVMEDRVAAARLSIDYMRWKPRLGYARDGNRYLPSNAQTAGIAKRFFEVAIKHGAQALREGGRPISEEAHNLKGFDAVVLKAQGIEAVIVPKLGARITSLTTGGAEWLHIAHPTEQDYPFAGGYEEYSQSRWRSPGWGETYTANAQEDSAVFTATLENGLTMQRQCAIEPWTTGPSLVIRTTLTNHSAKTVTTMIRPHPEFDPGDLCTSSIRIRQADGSWRDWSEWREANRSTGDVWLHGVDAPQGAWAIRRSNDELIVEFNASDLSHALLSWDGPQRIARLELFSRLIDLSPEQSRTFEQRWIPGKTNLRRS; from the coding sequence GTGACTGCCATACTTCTCATTGAAGGCAACGTACCGCGAGCGCAGCTCGTCTTAAACCCCCATGCAGCACCGGCTGAGATGTTCGCCGCACGGGAACTGCAAACCCACCTTGAGCGCGTTGGTGGAACCCGCCTGCCGGAGGTTGTACCGGATGCCCGGAAGCCCGATGCCTATCCCGTTTATGTAGGCCGCAGCACCGCTGCCGACAGACTCGTCGGCGATTTTGACTGGTCTTCTCTCAAGGAAGATGGCGTGCTCATTCATGCTGACGAGCGCGGCCTGGTGCTGAGCGGCAACTCGCCACGCGGCACACTTTATGCTGTTTACGAATATCTCGAACGTGAGCTGGGCTGCCGCTGGCTGACTCCCCACGCGGATCTGATTCCCAGACGCGAAAGCATTGCCTTGCGTCCGTTGCGGCATGTTTATGTTCCGCCCTTTCGCTATCGCGAGCCGTACTTTCTTCATCAACGTGATCCTGACTGGTCCTCACGCAGCCGGATCAACTGCTCAATGTATGAGTTGGATGATGCGCATGGCGGCCGCATGGCGTACGCCGGCTTTGTCCATACTTTTTACCCGCTGCTGCCGCCGGATGAGTTTTTTGAGACACATCCCGAATATTTTTCAGAAGTAGACGGCCAACGTATCCGCGATCAGGGGCAGCTTTGTCTGACCAATCCCGATGTCGTTGACCTGCTCAGCCAGCGTTTACGGAAGTTGTTACTGGCTAATCCTGAGACCCGAATTGCTTCCGTATCGCAAAACGACTGGTACGGTTACTGCCGCTGTGTGAATTGTGCCGCAGTAGATGCCCGCGAAGGAAGCGCCTCGGGCACGATGGTCAGTTTTGTCAACGCAGTGGCAGAGCGGCTGGAGGGCGAATTCCCTCACGTCCTTTTCGACACGCTCGCCTACACCTACACACTCAAAGCTCCGCGTCATGTTCGACCGCGGCATAACGTCGTCATTCGTCTCTGCCACATCACTCCCTGCTGCGATGGTCACCCGCTGGATCGTTGCGCGATCAACACACCTTTCCTCGACCACCTCACCGCATGGGGCGCGATCTCACACGAATTATTTATCTGGGACTACTTCACGAACTTCTGGTACTACTTCATGCCGTTCCCGAACATTGACGCGCTGGGAGCTGACTTGGCGCGGTTCGCCGATGCCGGTGTCACCGGAATGTTCTGTCAGATGGACGGCAATCCGCCCAAGGGTTGCGGCGAGCTGGGTGAACTCAAGGCTTATCTCTTTACCAAACTTCTCTGGAACCCCAGACAGGATGTCTGGCGGCTGGTTGATGAATTTTTGACGGGATATTACGGATCGGCTGCACCGCTGATCCGCGAATACCTCGACATGATGCACGCCATCGCGAAGCGGCCGGACGTACACTTCAGCCTCTACTCGCCGCCGATGAATCTGGCGTTTCTGGAAGATGGCGTGATTGAAAAGGCCGCGGAGATTTTCGACCGTGCCGCCGCAGCTGTACGGGGCGACGAAGTGATGGAGGATCGTGTGGCTGCTGCCCGCCTGTCCATCGACTACATGCGATGGAAGCCGCGGCTTGGCTACGCACGCGACGGCAATCGCTACCTTCCGTCAAACGCGCAGACTGCCGGGATTGCTAAACGATTTTTTGAGGTCGCCATCAAACACGGTGCCCAGGCATTGCGCGAGGGTGGGCGGCCGATCAGTGAGGAAGCTCACAATCTCAAGGGTTTTGATGCTGTCGTCTTGAAAGCTCAAGGCATTGAGGCGGTCATTGTGCCCAAGCTAGGTGCAAGAATTACCTCGCTGACTACGGGCGGCGCGGAATGGCTCCATATCGCCCATCCGACCGAGCAGGACTATCCTTTTGCCGGCGGATATGAGGAATACAGTCAGTCACGCTGGCGCAGCCCCGGCTGGGGTGAGACTTACACAGCCAATGCTCAAGAGGATTCGGCGGTCTTCACCGCGACGCTGGAAAACGGCCTGACCATGCAGCGTCAATGCGCCATCGAGCCGTGGACCACTGGACCATCTCTGGTGATCCGAACGACTCTGACCAACCACAGCGCAAAGACAGTGACGACGATGATCCGGCCGCACCCGGAGTTTGATCCGGGTGATCTCTGCACATCTTCCATTCGTATTCGGCAGGCTGACGGTTCATGGCGCGACTGGTCCGAATGGCGCGAAGCGAATCGGTCAACGGGCGATGTCTGGCTGCACGGGGTCGATGCGCCGCAGGGAGCGTGGGCAATCCGTCGCAGCAACGATGAGCTGATCGTTGAGTTTAATGCGTCGGATCTCAGCCATGCACTGCTTAGCTGGGATGGTCCGCAACGTATCGCACGTCTTGAGCTATTCTCGCGGTTGATCGATCTTAGTCCCGAACAATCGCGGACTTTTGAGCAACGATGGATACCCGGCAAAACGAACTTGCGTCGTTCGTGA
- a CDS encoding Gfo/Idh/MocA family oxidoreductase, translating into MTQRIRLGVIGCGVIGQIHIRAAKPWPSIDLAAIADLRPDVRKKTADEFGVRRTHAEGQDLIDDPEVDAVVLAMPTCVRTALALRALRRGKHVLLEKPVAMNAAEVREMIAARDAHGAHRPVVACCSSRLRFQSGADTATQFLATGALGPIRVVRIRAIIPAGGDPATQSDPPPPWRVSRSQNGGGFLVNWGCYDMDYVFGILGWRVDPRLALAQMWQIAPQFSHRVAAGSDGETHYAILIRCGDGSVITMERGEQVSTAADSAWQIIGEKGSLRLSMGVGDKQSVIFDDASTREGVVSRTLWEGPQDWTPFLNDPIRDFADAIVGGRPPRTGLEESLLIQRITDAAYRSADTGEAVLV; encoded by the coding sequence ATGACTCAACGTATCCGTCTGGGTGTCATTGGCTGTGGCGTCATTGGGCAAATTCATATTCGTGCCGCCAAGCCCTGGCCGAGCATTGATCTGGCCGCGATTGCGGATTTGCGTCCTGATGTGCGGAAGAAAACCGCCGATGAGTTTGGCGTGAGGCGTACTCATGCGGAGGGTCAGGACCTGATTGATGATCCGGAAGTTGACGCGGTGGTCCTCGCAATGCCGACCTGTGTGCGCACCGCCCTGGCACTTCGGGCGTTACGACGGGGTAAGCACGTTCTGCTGGAAAAACCCGTAGCGATGAATGCTGCCGAGGTACGGGAGATGATCGCTGCGCGTGATGCGCATGGAGCGCACCGGCCGGTGGTCGCCTGCTGTTCGTCCCGTCTGCGGTTTCAATCCGGCGCAGACACCGCGACGCAATTTCTCGCCACGGGTGCGCTGGGACCGATTCGTGTAGTCCGCATTCGCGCGATTATTCCCGCCGGCGGCGATCCCGCGACGCAAAGCGATCCGCCGCCTCCCTGGCGGGTCAGCAGGTCACAGAATGGCGGAGGGTTCCTCGTTAACTGGGGATGCTATGACATGGATTACGTCTTCGGCATCCTCGGATGGCGGGTTGATCCACGCCTCGCTCTGGCGCAGATGTGGCAGATCGCGCCGCAATTTTCGCACCGAGTCGCGGCTGGGTCCGACGGCGAAACGCATTACGCCATCCTCATCCGTTGCGGGGACGGCTCGGTCATCACGATGGAACGCGGCGAGCAGGTGTCCACCGCAGCCGACAGCGCGTGGCAGATCATCGGTGAAAAAGGCTCGCTCCGTCTGTCGATGGGTGTCGGCGACAAGCAGAGTGTGATCTTTGATGATGCAAGCACGCGCGAGGGTGTTGTCTCACGTACCTTGTGGGAAGGCCCACAGGACTGGACGCCGTTCCTCAACGATCCGATTCGAGACTTCGCCGACGCCATCGTCGGAGGGCGCCCGCCGCGTACCGGCCTCGAGGAATCGCTGCTGATCCAGCGCATCACCGACGCCGCCTATCGTTCCGCCGATACCGGCGAAGCGGTTTTGGTTTGA
- a CDS encoding DnaJ domain-containing protein codes for MSWLDRFESLFTSNKDQRTAPRVRLRGVTCSLGQVINASMTGLAVACRGKVPSRPGLLIEFQLGFGDQTDRFSARMVRVEPLGFRRYQLGLEFVGLTVWQRRTLSVWTQASVSTETKKSDTAESIVDPHEILGVSLDAPPETIREAFRKMALRYHPDATHSGDTARQFQAAHHAYKVLMEAHQEIR; via the coding sequence ATGTCCTGGCTTGACCGCTTCGAATCACTCTTCACTTCCAATAAAGACCAGCGCACCGCGCCTCGCGTGCGATTGCGCGGCGTCACCTGCTCGCTGGGGCAGGTCATTAACGCCTCGATGACCGGCCTTGCCGTGGCGTGCCGAGGAAAAGTCCCGTCCCGGCCGGGCCTGCTCATTGAGTTCCAGCTTGGGTTTGGAGATCAGACCGACCGCTTCTCCGCGCGGATGGTGCGTGTCGAGCCTTTGGGTTTTCGTCGTTATCAACTGGGGCTGGAGTTTGTCGGCCTTACCGTCTGGCAACGTCGTACCCTGAGCGTCTGGACGCAGGCGAGCGTATCGACCGAAACTAAAAAATCAGATACTGCGGAATCGATCGTCGATCCGCACGAGATACTCGGTGTCAGCCTTGACGCACCACCTGAAACCATCCGCGAGGCATTCCGCAAGATGGCATTGCGTTATCACCCCGACGCCACACACAGCGGCGATACCGCGCGACAGTTTCAGGCAGCCCATCATGCCTACAAGGTGCTCATGGAAGCACATCAGGAAATCAGATAA
- the trxB gene encoding thioredoxin-disulfide reductase: MSNTDSNVEKVTIIGSGPAGWTAAIYAARANLNPIVYEGVPKQTPTIQLPGGQLMLTTEVENYPGFPEGITGPEMMEHFKKQAQRFHTRIASLDITKCDFSKRPFELHTSEDTIVKSHAVIIATGASANWIGLDNEMRLARSGGGVSACAVCDGALPVFRNRPLAVVGGGDTAMEEASYLTKFASKVYVIHRRGEFRASKVMQKRILENPKAEVIWNTTVQDVLGAEKISGLSLKNVMTGAVSTLDVSGLFIAIGHTPNTQFLKGTGLDFDSKGYLKLIDGYRTYTNIEGVFAAGDVSDQIYRQAITAAGMGCKAAIDAERWLADKGVH; the protein is encoded by the coding sequence ATGAGTAACACAGATTCCAACGTCGAAAAAGTAACGATCATCGGTTCCGGCCCGGCGGGCTGGACCGCAGCGATTTACGCCGCCCGCGCCAACCTCAACCCGATTGTTTACGAAGGCGTACCCAAACAGACGCCGACGATACAGCTCCCCGGCGGTCAGCTCATGCTCACCACGGAGGTCGAAAACTATCCCGGATTTCCTGAGGGCATTACCGGCCCGGAGATGATGGAGCACTTCAAAAAACAGGCGCAGCGATTTCACACCCGCATCGCATCGCTCGACATTACCAAGTGTGATTTCTCCAAGCGTCCCTTTGAACTGCACACCTCGGAAGACACCATCGTCAAATCGCACGCCGTCATCATCGCCACTGGTGCCAGTGCCAACTGGATCGGGCTGGATAATGAGATGCGGCTGGCCAGGTCCGGCGGCGGAGTCTCCGCATGCGCGGTGTGTGACGGAGCTTTGCCGGTCTTTCGCAACCGGCCGCTGGCGGTCGTCGGCGGCGGGGACACAGCCATGGAAGAGGCTTCGTACCTCACGAAGTTCGCCAGCAAGGTTTATGTCATTCACCGTCGCGGCGAATTCCGCGCCAGCAAAGTCATGCAGAAGCGGATCCTCGAAAATCCCAAAGCCGAAGTGATCTGGAACACCACCGTCCAGGATGTACTCGGTGCGGAAAAAATCAGCGGTTTGAGCCTTAAAAACGTCATGACCGGCGCGGTCAGCACGCTTGACGTCAGCGGATTATTCATCGCAATCGGTCACACTCCCAATACGCAATTTCTCAAAGGCACCGGCCTCGACTTCGACAGCAAGGGTTATCTCAAGCTCATCGATGGTTACCGCACCTATACGAATATCGAAGGCGTCTTTGCTGCCGGTGACGTATCGGACCAGATTTACCGTCAGGCGATAACCGCCGCGGGCATGGGATGCAAAGCAGCGATTGATGCCGAGCGATGGTTGGCGGATAAGGGCGTACACTGA
- a CDS encoding PEP-CTERM sorting domain-containing protein has protein sequence MMNLQRIALLVALTMALALVGCDSGGGGGGGGALAAAGGGGGAPGGGGGGGVGAAGDIEEPPPGGGGYGDNVIDPGGDPTPPGEGGGAGSGSGGSGGSGGGVGVASGPPTDPQATPEPLTVSLGLLGAGAMTVYLRRRR, from the coding sequence ATGATGAACCTTCAGCGAATTGCGTTATTGGTGGCTTTGACGATGGCTTTGGCACTCGTCGGCTGTGATAGTGGTGGCGGCGGCGGGGGCGGTGGTGCCTTGGCTGCGGCCGGTGGTGGTGGCGGCGCTCCCGGTGGTGGAGGGGGAGGCGGCGTCGGCGCTGCAGGCGATATTGAAGAACCCCCGCCCGGTGGTGGCGGCTATGGCGATAACGTGATCGATCCCGGTGGTGACCCGACTCCGCCCGGTGAGGGTGGAGGCGCAGGTAGCGGGTCCGGTGGTTCAGGTGGCTCCGGCGGAGGTGTCGGAGTCGCAAGCGGCCCGCCGACTGATCCGCAAGCAACTCCCGAACCCCTTACCGTTTCCCTGGGGCTTCTCGGAGCCGGCGCAATGACGGTCTATCTTCGTCGTCGCCGCTGA